AGCCTAAGTGGAGAGAAATGTTCAAGAATagggtctgaggccagccttgatTCTGGTGCTGCCTCAAGATTTAAAGTCCACTGTGCCTCTTTTCTGCCTCATGTTGGCTGCCCTAGCCTTTTTGAGTCAAGTGTTAGTCCCTTAAAGGGACCTCCTTCATTGAAGGCATCTAGGCCTCGTCACCAGGTGTGACAAGGGAGACAGCCAGGCAGGCTTCAGGAATGCGTCCTGGGTGGCCTCTCCTGGAAGGGGTTGGGTTTTGCTGCCTGCTGTCCCGACTCACAATGGAGCCCTGGGGGCATCTATATGTCTGCACTTGTCCTCTGTGCCGTCCCGGCTCACAGTGGAGCCCTGGGGGCATCTATATGTCCGCACTTGTCTTCCGGAGCCAGGTTTGAGCATGGGAGCACCATCAGCATCCAGATGTTCAGGAGTCTGCAGTACCAGTGTCCCAGAAGGCTTCACTCCTGAGGGAAGCCGGGTATCTCAGGACAAGGACATCCCCGCAATTAACCAAGGTGAGAGCATGGGGCCATACTCCAAAAGCCATGCGGAATGTGGACATGCAGAAAGATTGAGAGGAAATGTCCCCATGCATGCAGGGAAATCAAGTTTCATAAGGAAATGCTTAAGTctgtttttctgtattcttttgctggttattattttttatatgagGTACTGTAAATGTCTTTAAAGTGATCTGATAAGTGCACAGGTGTACTCTCAGCTTGGGACTTGAGCAAAAATCATCAGTAGATATTTGAGAACGTGTCAGTCACTCTGTGAGTAGCAGTGTGTAAGCGTGACCTAGCCAGGTGGTGTGAGTTATTAAGGAACAAAGAAGTCTATGGCTCAGGGCATCTCTGTCTGGGGATCTCGGACATGAGGAACACAGACACATTGGGCTGAAGTTGGTGGCAATGAAAATGAATTCAGATCGTGGAGCCGTCATGGGCTGAAATGTTGGCAGAACAGAGGTAACCTTGCCTTAGGGTAGGTGGTGACTACTGTTCCCTTCTCTGGTTAGAAGCTCAGAAGGACACCAGTCCTTGGTCAGTCATATGGCTTCCCTGGCACTCACTCTCAGTCACAGAGAAGACTTTCCCATGCTCAGGCTCACGGTAGTTGCTAACAGCTGTCCCTGCCTAGCTGATGTCTTGTTCATAAACCCTGCAGCTGCTGTGAATGACGGCTCTGAGAGCTAAGACCACACAACGGTACCAGATCCTGGAGAGCGGCCTTTTAGATTTCAGGATGCAACCTGATCAGATAATCCTGAGGTGACCTCTCCTACATCAGAGGACTCAGAAGAGGGTGGGTCTAGTCTGTGCCGCCGTCCGTAGTCAGAAGTTATGATGGGGATCTGGCAGTGCTCCTGTTTTCCTCTCAAGCCTTCTGTGGCTTCCTTCACTGCCTCATGGGTCCCAAGATTTCTCTTCCCAGCGATCAGCTGCAGGAGGCTCCCTGACAGGAAGATGAGAAGCCAAAGCAGACTGAGACAAGAAGTATTCACCGTCCTCAACTCCCTTCTGTGGTTGTGATTTGTAATTTCAGCTCCTAGCTACCTCAAGGGTTCAGATTATGGATAATAGGAATTAGGTGGTGGATGGGGGGAAGgtaaggcaggagagagagaccaGGACATGTTCTGGGAAGTGTGGCTTGGGCTGGAGGGAGCCTGGATAGAAAAAGGGCCTGCATCCTGAGAGCAGGGGGCCTGGAGTTGGGGTTGGATCACACATGCTGAGGGAGTCATGGACTGCATTTAGCCAGGGGAAGGATGAGAACAGGCTGAGAaccgcacatacacacatttgcaggCTGGGACTCGGCAGGGGCTGCTGTACTTCCCCAAAGCTCACAGAAGTTTAGTCTCCAAATAGAAGATATAGACACTGGCATTGCTGGGTCCGTCCCAGCTTGTGTTCTGGAGGTCAAGCTCGCACAcatccctccttcttccttttccttccagggCTCATCTCAGAGGAGACCCCAGAAAGCAGCTTCCTGGTAGAAGGGGACATTATCCGGCCAGTGAGTACACACGTGGGGTGTGAGCATCTTCAAGGCTGTGACAGTGCTCAAAACCCTCTTCTAGCTGTCATGAGTGCTTgacagttgtgtgtgtggggtgtttaTCTTTGGTTTGTATGGCTGGTTAGGTACCACTTTCAAGGTCATGAATGTGATAATGGTGACAGCTGAAATGACTACTTAGTCTGCCCAAGAGGGCTCCCTGGAAGAGGAAATTCAAACTCTGTGACTCCTCTTATCACCTTGCCCAGAGAGAGTGCTTAAGAAGCACAAGGCTTGagacttggtggcacatgcctttaatcccagcacttgggaggcagaggcaagcagatctgagtttgaagcctcctggtctacagagcgagttccaggacagccagggctacacagagaaaccctgtctcgaaaaccagaaaaacaaaaacagagacatgAGCCCAGATTgacttgtgcatgtgtgagacCTGGGTGGCTGTCAAGATCCCCCttaggggggctggtgagatggctcagcaggtaagagcacccgactgttcttccaaaggtcccgagttcaaatcccagcaaccacatggtggctcacaaccatccgtaacaagatctggcgccctcttctggagtgtctgaagacagctacagtgtacttactgtaaataagtaaataaataaataaatctttaaaaaaaaaagaaagaaactgtatattttaaagagactgaaataTCTTNaaaaaaaaaaaagatcccccTTAGGGAAACCGAAGAAGAGGTAACATGGAGAGTCCACCTTGCCTGGGGATGGAGGGCTGAGTCGGAAGGGGGAGGCTGGTAGGAATGGAAATGACTTATTTCAGAGAGAAGACACAGTGTTTGGGAGAGGTAGTGCCATCGTAGGTGGCAGAGGGCTGCTGAATGTGACagtggaagtggaagcaggaCTGTCCTGCTTGTTCAGAGGTGATTGACGGCCCCTGAGGCTGCACTGGAGTCCACAGGCTGGAGAGCTTAGGTTTTCCAGTGGAGAAGTGAACACAGGTGCCTGGCATTTGAAACTCATAGAGCAGAATCAAATGTTGATGGCCAGAGGGACAGGGCCTTCTGGTAGCCACGAAGCCTACACTGTAGAGTTCCCGTTAGTGGGAGATAGCAGAGAAGCACTGTGAGACTGTCACTCCATGTAGGACCCttcacattcatttttctttctcttttcgagacagggtttctctgtatagtcctggctgtcctggaactcactctgtagaccaggctggcctcgaactcggaaatctgcctgcctctgcctcccaagtgctaggatcaaagacatgtaccaccactgcccagtaacCCTTCCCATTCTTATGTTAGGGGAAGCTTTGCCATATCCCTGCTCATGGAGGTGCATGGGAGGGCGGAGTCCTCCTGAGCCAGACCTCCTAAGTACTAACCTTAGGTGCTTTTATCTACTTGATAGAACATGTTGTGAGCTCTGTCATCTGAGTTCTCAGCTGGCCCATCCACTTCCCATGCTTCATCTCCCTTCTAGTGGTTTCCTCACTCCCAAGGTCTCCGTGTCCAGCCGCTCACATCTTTAGAGTCCTGGCGGACTTAGGCGTGACACCCTGGAGAATTAGGCAGGTTAGGAGGCCCGTGTCCTCCATTTAACTCTGAGCTGCCCTCTCTCCTCAGAGCCCCTTCCGATTGTTGTCCGTGACCAGTGATAAGTGGCCCAAGGGTGCTGGTGGCATTGTGGAGATCCCCTTCCTGCTTTCCAGCAAGTATGGTGAGTGAGAGCAGAGGTGGGTCTTCCCTGTACATCAGGACCCCTGCAGCATCTATGCATCGGGCATCTCCTTCTGCAGAGCCATGTCCCCTCTCTTACACCAATAGTGCTGTGCAGAGCTCCTATCCCCAGGGCATCCTGAGCTGTGGCAGGGAAGCGGGTACTGAAATCCTGGAGGAGCTGATGGAACTCTCGTCCCCTCTGATCACGTAGTCGCACAGCTAGGGTCCTTCTGCAACTCAGACTTCCTCTTCAGCTTTGTCCTCTCTGAATACTGTGTTGGGAGGTGAGCTTAATGTCCTGGTCTCGGGCCCCATGTGGACTCAAAGCTCCTCAAGAGCTATGGGACCTCCGCAGGGGGTCAGCCGTGGTGTGTTTTTCCCAGATGAACCCAGCCGCCGGGTCATTATGGAGGCCTTTGCTGAGTTTGAACGTTTCACATGCATCCGGTTTGTTGCCTACCATGGTCAGAGAGACTTTGTTTCCATCCTCCCTATGGCGGGGTGAGTGCTCCTAATGgatgggggtggtgtgtgtgtgtgcatgtgtgcgtgtttgtgtgcatgtgcatgctcacTCTGTTTATCCCTTAGTGTGCACAAATCTAAGCTTATTTCTGGGCCTGTTTTCTTGGGTTCAACCCCAGTCTACCCTGAATGGTTCATCCATGACCCGGACCTTCTGGACCAAAGGTAAGGGATGGCCATTGGGCACAGGACCTTCCTCTACAAAACCCTCACCTCCGGAGGTCTTGTGGTATGAATCTGAGCAAACGTTGGGTCCTGGTTCTGTCACTCGTGTGCCACTTTGAATCTAGATGAGTTCCCTAATTTAACCTCTTCTGCCTTCTTAGATGGGGTAGTCATACCTATGTCATACCTTCATTAGGGCCTGATGTGGTGTGGACAAAAGCTGTGACTCGGGCTTATGACACAGGTCTGCTCATATAATGACCTGCGGACGAAAGCTGTGACTCAGGCTTAGGACACAGGTCTGCTCATGTAATGACCTGCTTCTATTGCACATGAGTGTCTGGTGCCACCTTTTGGTAGCTTGGGTTGTGCTGAGGCTTCTTTACAGGCCAAGCAGTCAAGGGACTTGGGAGATGGGACAGAAAGTCTGGGAGTAGAGTCTGGGATGAAGATGGGCAGTCTGCACTGGTCCATCCCAGCTCCCAGAGCACAAGCAGTATCTGTCCTGATGCCCAGAGTCTTAGTCagcgtttctattcctgcacaaacatcatgaccaagaagcaagttggggaggaaagggtttattcagcttacacttccacattgctgtttatcaccaaaggaagtcaggactggaattcaagcaggttaggaagcaggagctgatgcagaagccatggagggatgttacttactggcttgctccccctggcttgttcagcttgctttcttatagaacccaagactaccagcccagggatgacaccacccacaatgggctgggccctccccccttgatcactaatttgagaaaatgccttacagctggatctcatggaggcacttcttcaagggaggttcctttctctgtgataactccagcttgtgtcaaggtgacacaaaaccagccagtaaccCCAGCCAGCTCTCCTCCATGTCAGCTCACTCTCAATGGTCTTACAGGTGTTTCTCTGGTGTGGGACGCAGTGGAGGGATGCAGGTGGTGTCCCTGGCACCCACTTGTCTCCAGAAGGGCCGGGGCATTGTCCTACATGAGCTCATGCACGTGCTCGGCTTCTGGCATGAGCATTCTCGGGCAGATCGGGACCGCTACATCCAAGTCAACTGGAACGAGATCCTCCCCGGTAAGTCAGCTGTCTAGGCTGGGCCCAGAGGACCCTGAGGGACACAGGCCTCAGGCCAGGGCTGGAGTTGAGGAGTTGGCTCACCTCCTCACACTGTCCCCTTTTCACAAGGCAAGTGGGATTCGTGCCCCTCTGGTATTTGAGAGTGGTCCTCAGTGGCTGTTGCTCTGGGCCTCCATAGCTATACTCCAAAAAAGGACATCAATTATTGGCTTtgtgtctcccctccctctgccattGTCAGTCATCTGATGTGAGGttggcagtgtcctttgactCTTGGCCCACTGACTCGGCTGTCCCCCACACTGCAGATGCTATTGGGGCAGGTGATATGTGTCAGTTGGAAACACTGAGCCAAGACAGAAATTCAGAGGGCAGCTCGGATGCATGGATCAGGGAAGGGGCAGCGCTGAAAGGCTGAGGTGCACAAGATGGACATCagtggacagatggctcagagaataCCCTGGAAGTGGCAGAGCAAAGGCTGACAGGAGGAGGAGCCCTGATGCCAAAGGGGAGCAGCGTTCTAGGCACAGTGCAGGGAACAGAGTGCAGTGTAAGCCTATATGTAGGGCTCAGGGCTCAGCCTTGGGCAAGAGGGGTGCTTGTGAAGGGACAGGATCCACAGTGTCTGGGGGTGCAGAGGGGGCTGAGGTTTCCTGCCCCACCAGAGGCGCTTCTTCTGATGCTCTGGGGTTGGCCAGATGAAAAGTGCGAAACTTACCTCAGAGACCGTGCTTTGAGGTAACTAGGTAGAGCATGACCAAAGGACAGGATTGTTGGGGGTAGGGCTGGGGGTGACCATGATCTTTCCAAGTGCTCCTGGGTGCTTGCTTGTAAGCACTCATCCGATGACAGGCCGTGAGATACTAGATTTGAAAAATACGGTGCAGACATCCTGATCATGACCGAGCAGAAGGCAATAACTGACCAGCCACCAAACTGCTCTCACGTGGGACAAACCCTTTTAGTTCTGGGGTTTGAAGGGATTGCAGGGATTttcaaaagaaagggaaggaagttaAAATGACGTagccccagcactctggaggctggggTCCCGGGTGTGAAGCCTCGGCTACACAGACCCTGTCTTTAATTGtaaaacaccattttaaaatcaatagtCTCTGGCTAAGGGTAGATTCAGCAGGGGATATGTAGAGGTTGTCAATACTTATATCcataaaattaaagaacaaataaattaaacatgCCCATTTAAAAGGGAGAATTAATTAAGGTAAAAGCATAAATTGAGCAGCTCTTGAGGTTAATTAGTGTTTTCTAACGATCAGATTGGCTCAAAACCACTACCCACCTAGGGCTAGGGACAAAGCAAAGGGGTACAGCATTTGTCTGGTTTGTAACTGGGTTTCCAGCCCAGTACCAACAAAAATGCTCAGCTTTCCTAATGGGGAAAACACGAAAAGTGAGATCTGTTGGCACTAGTGTGCGTAAACTCTGCTGAGGCATAAACCTAATCACAGTCATTCTGTAAGGATTGAGAGGTAGAAATTCAGAAAAGCAGAGACTCACTACTATCTTTAATATTGGTGTATATTATCTTTAATATATGTGTGTCGTATTTCCACAGCACTGGGGCTTGCACTCGGAGCAGTGTGCACACTAGATACTTggttatcttgttttctttcttttctttctttctttttttaaaaagagatttatttatttatatgagtacactgtagctgtcttcagacacactagaagagggcatcagatcccattacagatggttgtgagccaccatatggttgctgggaattgaactcaggacctctagaagagcagtcggtgctcttaattgctgagccatctctctagcccattatCTTGCTTTCTTGAGacgaggtctcactgtgtagcagtagatgtcctggaactcactatgcagactaggctggccttgaaatcgcagaaatcctcctgcctctgtctcccaagtgctgagattattggTGTGTATAGCACTGTGTCCAGCTAGATAACTTGGTTTTTGAGTTGGGGGAATATATTGCCTATccaaaattacatttaatattaAAGGGGCTTTGAAGAGAAAAAATTGATATTCTGTGGGACTCCAATTAAAGAGGCTCTGATGACTTTGGGGAAGAGTAGTGTGGACCCAGCCTGCTGAGTCTGATGGGTGGGTAGAGGGACCAGCAGCCCTGAGTGTAGGTAGCAACCTTCCCTTCCTCACTGGCCTGGAGGGGAAAGAGGGCATTCTGGGCAACCAGGGTGACGGGGCTGCTGGGATGCAGATCTACAGCTCTGTGATCTAAGATGGGAAGATGAAGATGGCCTGGGCACCAAGGGGTCAGGCACCAGAATTCTGGATGGAGAGGACAGCACATCTTTGGAAGTAGCTCAAGGAGTAGAGTAGATGGGGTACCAGAGTCTAAGGCACAGCATCCACAGCCACAGCTTTGTGGATGCTGCAGGTTTGCAAAGTTTAGTGTCGTGCAaagtgaggaggaaggaggaagagccagAGCGAGCTTGTGGGAGGTTATGGTCGTGCGCATGGCCACGAGGCACCCCTGGTACAGGTCTGGATTACTTCAGGGTCAAGTAGAGTAGGGTAGCAAAGGTGTATAGAAAACGGGGTTAACTAAAAAAGGTTCAGCCAGGGGAGCCAGACTCTTCCACTCGTAGGTTATGGATTCTCAGAAGTCACCCCATTTCCCTTTCCTTGCCTGGTCTTCCCTGCCTGTCTTCTTGCTATATATCTacaaaggtgtgtgtatgtgtgtgtgtgtgtgtctgtgctttaAGGCTTTGAAATCAACTTCATCAAGTCACGGAGTACCAATATGTTAGTTCCCTATGACTACTCATCTGTGATGCATTATGGGAGGTGAggaccctcccttcccccatacccctCCTTTCCCGTGCCTTTCGCCTCCTGCCCCCTTCCTTGCCCTAGTCGCCCCTTCCTTGCCCTAgctgccccttcctcctgctctttgaccctccctcccctttgcccccTATCCCCTTGCCCCCCAATCCCCATACCCTTGCACTACTCTCCTAGCCAGCCCCCCTGCTGCGATCTAACACAGGCCCCACCCCTGGGTTCCAGGTTTGCTTTCAGCTGGCGTGGGCAGCCCACCATCATACCACTCTGGACCTCCAGTGTTCACATTGGCCAGCGATGGAACCTGAGCACCTCAGATATCACCCGGGTCTGCAGGCTGTATAACTGCAGCCGGAGTGTCCCTGACTCCCATGGGAGAGGTAAGTGATTTAACCTAGGGAATGATGAAGTTCGAGGGTAAGGATGTAAGGGATGGTGAAGAGGCAAGGAGAGGAGGTGGGTTGGGTCACAATGACTCATCACAATTGAGTttggaaatatatttgaaaaggcTTATTACCCACTAAAGACTAAAACCTCTTAGCAAAGAGAAATAACCCAGATAATGCACATCTATCAAAACTTAgagtagaaataatttttaatgacaaAATATTAAACCTTATGACCAAGATAAGTTTTCCCactattgggggctggagagatggctcagcggttaagagcaccgactgcttttccaaaggtcctgagttcaaatcccagcaaccatatggtggctcacaaccatctgtaatgagatctgacgccctcttctggtgtgtctgaagacagctacagtgtacttacatatattaaaaaaataaatcttaaaaaaaatttaaaaagaagttttccCACTATTATCCATCTATTCAGTGTTGAAATGGAGGTCTTAGCTGTAAAAGTACCTTTTTATCCTCccgatgtaattgtcatcttcaaagcttactgcctcagtctgctaacctagtcCCAAGTCCTGGAAGCTCAGAACAATCTAaactaggcctagaatgttttcagcttctgagacttgctgctgaataagctcaccctttctaattctttctgaactGCTGggggctggttcaactcagctgtctgttccaagctgactgattcaatctggctcccctctcagcctctgactgaattgctctgtttggcctcatactaaccttcacaatctattctaatcttcaGGCTCCTTATTCTCAGAGAACAACCAATCTGTTCAACccgtctctgtaaaactctcttccagtaaaactgcctcccgcttcccccctttctccttctctgtgtgtgcaccgCTCTCTTCTAAgtggcttccctttcttctctcttctcatgagagttgggcatgtcCTATTCTGTtatatctttctctgatttgccaCTTTGTCTTCTACTCAAgcagacatcactttcaaacatgggtgcttccttctaagGGCATGTCTATGTTCCGGCCATAGGAATggaaggtgtgtgctaagggtgaGGCACACCACtagaagcagatttttttttccccagtaaataacacaatctcagggttcacagtgtgatctaACAACCTGTAACATTTAGTTATTGTCATTGTAAAgcaagaaaagacacaaaatctGCCCAGTGGaggtgatgtatgcctttaatcccagcacttgggaggcagatgcaggcaaatctgagttcgaggtcagcctggtctacagagtgaataccTGGACAACCatgcttacacagagaaaccctgcctcaaaaaccaacaaaacccaaaagcagCAGCGGACACTAATCATAGATTATGATACTGAAATGGGCAAAAATCAATGAACAACTTAAGATGGGGATAATGTTAAAATATCAGTATACCTGACTGATAATAAGAACTATATTTCTGTAAACcttcaaaaataactttaaaatgagaGCACAAAGAACAAGAGCTAGAAGCTACTCAAAAACTCTCCaggggaaaatatttatttaaaaagttgccAAGCATCTGTGATTCTAGCCCTTGGAAGTGAGGGGGAGGTCCAGTCACAAGTTTGAGGTCTGCCTAGCTTTCTTGTATCAGAAACACGTGTATGTCCTAGCTACAGATAGGAAGACAgtgtttaaaatcttaaaatttgtgccgggcatggtggcacaNNNNNgatttctgagttcgaggccagcctggtctacaaagtgagttccaggacagccagggctatacagagaaaccctgcctcaaaaaacaaaacaaaaaaaatcttaaaatttcccAGTCTGATCTATCAATCCAATGACTTCACACTCAGGGGCCTGgaaaggtagctcagtggttaagggcaagCATGACttaatttggttcctagcacccatgttaggCAGTTC
The DNA window shown above is from Mus pahari chromosome 3, PAHARI_EIJ_v1.1, whole genome shotgun sequence and carries:
- the Astl gene encoding astacin-like metalloendopeptidase isoform X4 → MDIMGNLWPWMLTMFSLLGLSMGAPSASRCSGVCSTSVPEGFTPEGSRVSQDKDIPAINQGLISEETPESSFLVEGDIIRPGVSRGVFFPDEPSRRVIMEAFAEFERFTCIRFVAYHGQRDFVSILPMAGCFSGVGRSGGMQVVSLAPTCLQKGRGIVLHELMHVLGFWHEHSRADRDRYIQVNWNEILPGFEINFIKSRSTNMLVPYDYSSVMHYGRFAFSWRGQPTIIPLWTSSVHIGQRWNLSTSDITRVCRLYNCSRSVPDSHGRGFEAQSDRRSLTPASISHLQRLLEALSEESGSSDPRGSRTGGQGIAGLVGSQQGWEHPPQRTLSVGTSTRPPQMLDAASTSGPGAGADSMPLEQFQLVQAPTVPPALFPEARDKPAPIQDAFERLASLPGGCAPGSHIREVPRD
- the Astl gene encoding astacin-like metalloendopeptidase isoform X1, which encodes MDIMGNLWPWMLTMFSLLGLSMGAPSASRCSGVCSTSVPEGFTPEGSRVSQDKDIPAINQGLISEETPESSFLVEGDIIRPSPFRLLSVTSDKWPKGAGGIVEIPFLLSSKYDEPSRRVIMEAFAEFERFTCIRFVAYHGQRDFVSILPMAGCFSGVGRSGGMQVVSLAPTCLQKGRGIVLHELMHVLGFWHEHSRADRDRYIQVNWNEILPGFEINFIKSRSTNMLVPYDYSSVMHYGRFAFSWRGQPTIIPLWTSSVHIGQRWNLSTSDITRVCRLYNCSRSVPDSHGRGFEAQSDRRSLTPASISHLQRLLEALSEESGSSDPRGSRTGGQGIAGLVGSQQGWEHPPQRTLSVGTSTRPPQMLDAASTSGPGAGADSMPLEQFQLVQAPTVPPALFPEARDKPAPIQDAFERLASLPGGCAPGSHIREVPRD
- the Astl gene encoding astacin-like metalloendopeptidase isoform X2 → MDIMGNLWPWMLTMFSLLGKLMGAPSASRCSGVCSTSVPEGFTPEGSRVSQDKDIPAINQGLISEETPESSFLVEGDIIRPSPFRLLSVTSDKWPKGAGGIVEIPFLLSSKYDEPSRRVIMEAFAEFERFTCIRFVAYHGQRDFVSILPMAGCFSGVGRSGGMQVVSLAPTCLQKGRGIVLHELMHVLGFWHEHSRADRDRYIQVNWNEILPGFEINFIKSRSTNMLVPYDYSSVMHYGRFAFSWRGQPTIIPLWTSSVHIGQRWNLSTSDITRVCRLYNCSRSVPDSHGRGFEAQSDRRSLTPASISHLQRLLEALSEESGSSDPRGSRTGGQGIAGLVGSQQGWEHPPQRTLSVGTSTRPPQMLDAASTSGPGAGADSMPLEQFQLVQAPTVPPALFPEARDKPAPIQDAFERLASLPGGCAPGSHIREVPRD
- the Astl gene encoding astacin-like metalloendopeptidase isoform X3 yields the protein MGAPSASRCSGVCSTSVPEGFTPEGSRVSQDKDIPAINQGLISEETPESSFLVEGDIIRPSPFRLLSVTSDKWPKGAGGIVEIPFLLSSKYDEPSRRVIMEAFAEFERFTCIRFVAYHGQRDFVSILPMAGCFSGVGRSGGMQVVSLAPTCLQKGRGIVLHELMHVLGFWHEHSRADRDRYIQVNWNEILPGFEINFIKSRSTNMLVPYDYSSVMHYGRFAFSWRGQPTIIPLWTSSVHIGQRWNLSTSDITRVCRLYNCSRSVPDSHGRGFEAQSDRRSLTPASISHLQRLLEALSEESGSSDPRGSRTGGQGIAGLVGSQQGWEHPPQRTLSVGTSTRPPQMLDAASTSGPGAGADSMPLEQFQLVQAPTVPPALFPEARDKPAPIQDAFERLASLPGGCAPGSHIREVPRD